From one Dysidea avara chromosome 9, odDysAvar1.4, whole genome shotgun sequence genomic stretch:
- the LOC136266574 gene encoding ryncolin-2-like, translated as MLLLGVVLADDTCDYGDVVQGDCPIDNCCDLGYGKSSFTYISNKPDIYKIKNFCGHSRSILSGYCDTLTDGGGWLVIQRRQDGSVDFNRDWVDYENGFGSLSGEFWYGLHSIHCLTNQRQWEMRIDYMFTNRTKRYLLYNDFRIGSASERYQLIISDGIPRFSIDPFAHNNGKYFTTKDRDNDQLVSGNCAVDFAGGNAGGWWYGVCSHSVLNHLHNHTYTIYLNDQWYRLPFVEMKIRPKNCIM; from the coding sequence ATGCTACTTTTAGGAGTAGTGCTAGCTGATGATACTTGTGATTATGGTGATGTGGTTCAAGGTGACTGTCCCATTGATAACTGCTGTGATCTAGGATATGGAAAATCAAGCTTTACTTACATCTCCAACAAACCTGACATTTACAAGATTAAGAACTTTTGTGGACATAGTCGCTCAATTCTTAGTGGATACTGTGACACTCTCACTGACGGAGGAGGATGGTTAGTTATTCAGAGGAGACAAGATGGAAGTGTTGACTTTAACAGAGACTGGGTGGATTATGAAAATGGATTTGGTAGTTTGTCTGGTGAATTTTGGTACGGGCTACATTCCATTCACTGTCTTACTAATCAGAGGCAGTGGGAGATGCGTATTGACTATATGTTTACTAATAGAACCAAACGTTATCTGTTGTACAATGACTTTAGAATAGGATCAGCTTCTGAACGTTATCAATTGATTATTTCAGATGGAATTCCAAGATTCTCAATAGATCCATTTGCTCACAATAATGGAAAATACTTTACAACAAAGGATAGAGACAATGATCAGCTGGTTAGTGGCAACTGTGCTGTAGACTTCGCAGGTGGTAATGCTGGTGGATGGTGGTATGGTGTTTGCTCCCACAGTGTTCTCAATCATCTTCACAACCACACATATACAATATACCTCAATGACCAGTGGTATCGCCTACCATTTGTCGAAATGAAGATCAGGCCAAAAAACTGTATCATGTAA